A genomic stretch from Lepisosteus oculatus isolate fLepOcu1 chromosome 7, fLepOcu1.hap2, whole genome shotgun sequence includes:
- the slc35b4 gene encoding UDP-xylose and UDP-N-acetylglucosamine transporter gives MNTVFAIALVFIGCCSNVVFLELLVRDFPGCGNIVTFAQFAFIALEGFIFENNFGRKKPAIPIRNYIIMVTMFFTVSVINNYALNFNIAMPLHMIFRSGSLIANMILGIIILKKRYSVTKYISISLVSLGIFICTLMSAKQVASHPNSSEEEGFYAFLHWLFGIAMLTFALLMSARMGIFQETLYKQYGKHSKEALFYNHCLPLPGFLLLGANIYNHAVLFSQSAPVEIPVIGIVAPVMWIYLLMNVVTQYICIRGVFILTTECTSLTVTLVVTLRKFISLIISIIYFRNPFTAWHWIGTVVVFIGTLMYTEVWNSVRTLLHGEKKDVKKE, from the exons ATGAATACGGTATTTGCTATTGCTTTAGTTTTTATCGGTTGTTGCAGCAATGTGGTGTTTTTGGAACTTTTAGTAAG GGATTTTCCAGGATGTGGAAACATTGTGACATTTGCACAATTTGCATTCATTGCTTTAGAAGGTTTTATCTTCGAAAATAATTTTGGAAGGAAGAAACCAGCTATCCCAATTAG AAACTATATAATAATGGTGACCATGTTCTTCACTGTAAGTGTGATCAATAACTATGCACTTAACTTCAACATCGCAATGCCACTGCACATGATATTCAGATCT GGATCCCTAATCGCAAATATGATCCTAGGTATTATTATATTGAAGAAAAG GTACTCAGTTACTAAATACATCTCTATATCTCTTGTCTCACTGGGGATTTTTATTTGCACTCTCATGTCAGCCAAGCAAGTG GCTTCACACCCAAACTCCAGTGAAGAGGAGGGTTTCTATGCCTTTCTGCATTGGCTTTTCG GTATTGCGATGCTGACTTTTGCACTTCTCATGTCTGCTCGAATGGGCATCTTTCAGGAGACTCTTTATAAGCAGTATGGCAAGCACTCCAAAGAAGCGCTGTTTTACAAT CACTGCCTTCCTCTGCCTGGTTTTCTCCTGCTGGGAGCTAATATCTACAACCATGCTGTGCTGTTCAGCCAAAGCG CTCCCGTTGAAATCCCTGTGATTGGAATAGTAGCTCCTGTAATGTGGATATATCTTTTAATGAATGTGGTAACACA ATATATCTGTATTCGAGGTGTATTTATTCTCACGACTGAGTGCACCTCTCTCACAGTCACACTGGTTGTTACCCTCCGTAAATTCATCAGTCTCATCATCTcgataatatatttcagaaatccattcacagcctggcactggaTTGGAACTGTAGTAGTCTTCATTGGGACACTGATGTACACAGAAGTGTGGAACAGTGTCAGGACTCTTCTCCATGGTGAAAAGAAAGACGTGAAAAAGGAATAA